The sequence aaaattctgATTTGACGAAGGATTATGAGCAGTTTTGATAAGCATTAGGTTTGCTAACAATCAAAGCCtgattaaaatttaaacaatATACCAATATAGCATCAAACtcgaaaattgaatttaaactcTGATTATCTTCACCTCATAGTCTCACGGTTGACTGATTTGAGTGTGATATAAAACAATCTCGCATTCATACACAATGAAATACATACTTCCTGAGGATCAAAAATCGAATCGAGCGTTCGATCCCCTTTTGCGAGATATTGTATAAATTGCGAAGTAAAACCATTGATGGTATCATTCCACTTGTAACCCAACAACCATACCTTACAATCCTCTTAAAACCCAAAATGAAGGTACATTTATTCATAAATCGCTTTTCATAAGGACACATTCCatgattaaattttatttatccACAGTTCTTCATCGCATTACTGGCCCTGGCTGTGGTGGCTGCTGAAGCAGGTTACGCACCGGCTGCTGTCCCCGTCAGCACCTCAGTCTGGCCATCATACGGAGTGTACGGAAAGGGTTCCCTCGCTGCGTGGCCAAACGCCTACAATGGATGGAACAATGGCTGGAACAAcggatggaactcctggaataacggatggaattcctggaacaatgGTTGGAACAGCTGGAACGATGGAGTTCATGGCGCGTACGGTTACCCAAATGCCGGTGCCTGGTCGAACGCCTACCTTGGTCACAATACCGTAGTGCAGGCCAACCTGGGAAAGGCGCTCCCATATGGGCTGCCATGGGGAACCTACGGCGCTGGAGTTAATGGCTGGACTGGTCTGCACGGTGGCTATTTGACTAGTGCTGTTCCAGTGTCTAAACAGG comes from Armigeres subalbatus isolate Guangzhou_Male chromosome 2, GZ_Asu_2, whole genome shotgun sequence and encodes:
- the LOC134217824 gene encoding uncharacterized protein LOC134217824; the encoded protein is MKFFIALLALAVVAAEAGYAPAAVPVSTSVWPSYGVYGKGSLAAWPNAYNGWNNGWNNGWNSWNNGWNSWNNGWNSWNDGVHGAYGYPNAGAWSNAYLGHNTVVQANLGKALPYGLPWGTYGAGVNGWTGLHGGYLTSAVPVSKQVAATPGSVHVAAVPVGGEKLVVA